The Desulfovibrio sp. UCD-KL4C genome contains the following window.
TCTTCTTCGATACTAATCTGAGCCACTGTTTTCCTCCGATTGAAAACGGAAATTATCCACTAAAGTAAATAATCCGGAAATTGCCGGAACTAAATATCAAGCTCTTGAACTGCAAGAGCATTTCTTTCAATAAATTCTCTACGCGGCTCAACGTTATCTCCCATCAGATCCATGAAGATTTCATTAGCTGCAACAGCATCATCAATAGTAACCTGCAGCATGGATCTTTTATCAGGATCCATTGTGGTTTCCCATAACTGCTCAGGGTTCATTTCACCCAAACCTTTATAGCGCTGGAGATTGATACCTTTGTATGCTTCTTCAAGAACTGCATCGAGAAGGTTGAATATTCCGCTAACAGGTGTTTCTACTTCGCCGCGTTCAATAATAAAATCATTACCTTCGCATTCTTCTACAATGGAGCGATTCTTTTCATAAGAATATCTGAAAAGCTTGGAATTAAAAAACTCAACGGCAAGTCTAGTGCGTTTTCCGTTTTCATTTTCAAAGGTGACGTAAATTCGTTTTTCACCTTCATCTTCTTCACGTTCAACATAAACCTTGAAACCTGATTCAACCATTTTTTCTATAAAATCTTCAGGATCACTTTCAGCGAAATCAGCAGGATAAATTTTACCTTCATAGCTGATTAGAGCAGCAAAAAGTTTGTCCGCAATTCCCATATTCATTGCTTCAAAAACTTTATTTTTAATAAACCGAATATCATCAAGCAAATTGGAAAGCCTTTCATTCATATATTCTTTGCCATTACTGCTCTTGATAATGAGGTCTTTTGAAACTCTTTCAATAAGCAGGCTGTAAAGCTCTACATCGTCTTTAATGAATTTTTCATATTTACCTTTAGCAATTCTATAAAGAGGAGGCTGAGCAATATATAAGTGCCCTCTTTGAATGAGTTCTTCATACTGTCTGAAAAAGAAAGTAAGCAAAAGTGTACGGATATGAGATCCGTCAACATCAGCATCAGTCATAATTACGACTTTATGATACCTTAGTTTGTTAAAATCTTTTTCCCCTTCTTCCTGCCCTATGCCGATACCCATTGCAGTGATAAGTGCGCGAATTTCTTTATTACCGAGCATTTTATCAAAACGGGTTTTTTCAACATTTAAAATCTTACCTCTGAGTGGAAGAATTGCCTGATGTTTCGGATTACGTCCCTGCTTAGCAGAACCGCCCGCAGAGTCCCCTTCAACTATGAAAAGTTCACATTCTGAAGGATCTTTACTCTGGCAGTCAGCAAGTTTACCGGGAAGTGAATGGTCGGACAAAGCACCCTTTCTACGTACAAGCTCTCTGGCTTTTCTGGCTGCGTCTCTTGCTCTTGCCGCATCAACAACTTTTTCAACAATGCTTTTAGCATCCTTAGGATTTTCCTGAAAATAAGATGAAAGTTTGTCGTAAACCATTGTTGCGACAATACCCATCATTTCAGAGTTACCAAGTTTAGTCTTAGTCTGCCCTTCAAACTGAGGATCGCAAAGTTTAACACTTACGATAGCAGTCAAACCTTCACGAACATCGTCACCGGAAAGTTTCTGTTTCAGTTTTTTAGGTAGATCAGAGTTTTGAATGTAAGTGTTAATTGCTCTCGTCAAAGCAGTTTTAAAACCAGCCAGATGTGTTCCGCCTTCAACAGTACGGATATTATTGGCAAAAGTATGAGTGTTTTCTTTGTAGGCTGTATTATATTGCAACGCCAGTTCGGTAACGACGTTATCGATATCTGAATAAGCATAAACAATTTCACTTACGGATGTCTGGCCTTTGTTGAGATCTTTTACGAACTCAATAATACCGCCTTCTGCCTTAAAGTTTGCTTTTTCGTTGGTTCTTTCATCAAGGAATTCAATTTCAAGTCCCTTGTTTAGATATGCAAGTTCTTGGAAACGTTTTCTTAAGACATTGAAATCATACTGATTAGTTTCAAAAATCTGTTCATCAGGTCTGAAACGAATAGTTGTTCCAGTCGTGACTGCATCACCAATGCATTCAAGAGGTCCTGTCGGTACACCCCTCTCATACGACTGACGATACATTTTACCGTCTCTCCTTACCGTCGCCTCAAGTTGTTCTGAAAGTGCGTTTACACATGATACTCCGACCCCGTGAAGGCCACCTGAAACTTTATAGGCATCGTTATCGAACTTACCACCGGCATGAAGAACGGTCATAACGATTTCAAGAGCAGGTTTTTTTTCTTTCGGATGAATATCAACAGGAATACCACGGCCGTCATCAGAAACGGTTACGCTGTTATCCATGTGCAGTTTAACTTTAATCTTTGAACAATAGCCACCCATGGCTTCATCGATAGAGTTGTCCACCACTTCGTAAACAAGGTGATGAAGACCTCTTGTATCGGTAGAACCGATATACATAGCAGGTCTTTTTCTTACAGCTGCCAATCCCTCAAGGATGGTAATCGAATCTGCTGTATAAGTATCATTATTTTGAGCCATTAAACATCTTCCTCACTGTAGTAAGTCTCTTCCTGAACCTTCATAGGCATAACAATTACGAGGTATTCGTTGTCCTCATCTCCGGTTAAACCGCAAGGAGCTTCAGATCCTGTTAGAGTAAAGCTAATTTTTCCTGACTGAAAATGACCGAGAATCTCGATCAGGTTCTTTGTAGGAAATGCAATACGTTCCATTTCGCCGCTAAACTCAACTTCTATGGATTCTGTAGCCGTTCCGACTTCCTGCCCCTGACTAAACAGAATTAGTTCACCGGGGTTAAACATGAAGGACGCACAACGATTTGAATCTGTATTAAAAATAGAAATACGATCCAGAGCTGTAGAAAGCTCTGATTTTTGTACTTTCATTTGAGAAACATCATCGTCATTAAGCTTTGCCAGAAAATTTTTGTAATTAGGGTACTGATAATAACTTAAAGGCATGCTGAATGTTTCTTTTCCATCAGCAGTCTTAAAGAATAATCTTTTTTCAATAAGGCTCATTTCGATTTCATCGTTAGTGAGCCATTTTTTCAGTTCAGAAAGATATTTTTTCTGAATGAGAATTCCCTCTTCAGGAAGAAGAGCATGAATATCGTCATTGATAAATTTGAGTCTTGCGAACTGGTGACCGTTAAGACCGCATGCTTCAACATACTTTCCGTTTTCATCTGAAGAAGGAACTATGTTCATACATGCAATTGCTTCCATGCTGTCTTCATCGCTAATGCAAAATGCAATGCGTTCAATGATTTCAAGAAGAAGATCTCCTGACCAATAAACAGCGCCTTCAGTAGGAAATGTAGAAAACTTCTGAAACCATGTAGGATCATTTACAGGAAGTTTATATTTCCTTGAACCTTGCTCTACTAAAATGCTTGATCCGTCAGGATCACTTTTAATAACAAGTTCACCTGAAGGAAGTTTGCGTACCAAATCATAAAAAGCACGACCTTGCACTCCTGCAAGTCCTTCTTCGATAATCTCAGCTGGATATGTTCCGCAAAATTCAAGATTTGAATCAGTGGACATAATTCTCAGATTTCCTTCATCGCTCTTTAGCCAGATTGTCCGCAGATATGCAGCTCCGGTTTTTGCGGGGATGATGCTGGCAGATTTGTGCAATCCTTCAATGACTTCGTCCCTATTCACCTTTAAATACATATATATTCTCCTTGTAGATTTAGTAAGGTTGGTTCTTATGTTTCTTGTTAAGTTAACTATATGAAAATATTTAACTTTTTATATACATTTAGTGTCATTCATTGTGAACAAACGAACACCGTTTATGAACTTGTTCAGTTAGAAACACGTAACAGACAGGTATTCTTCAAATTTATTAACAGTCTTTTCAAAACTGCATCATCCTTCTGTAATAATTGTATTTTTTTTACTGAATATAAGACTGTGCTATGGTCTTTACCTCCAAATATCCTTCCGAGCGCAGGGTATGATAATCCTAAAAGATCTCTGCAAAGGTACATAGCAATCTGTCTGGCATGTGCAGTCATCTTATGTCGCTTTGTGCCGGTAAGGTCAGTTGGTTTGAGTTTAAAATGAGTTGAAACTGACTCAATCACGTACTCTGGGGTAAGTGTTATATCTGTTTTCTCCTCAGTGTTGTTCAAAATGTTTTCAAAGTCTTTTTCATCCATGTTCTTGCGGACAAGTTCCCTGAATGCTGAAAGCTTGATTATTATTCCCTGAAGATATCTGAAATCTTGAAATCTTTGTGAAAGAGTCAAGATCTGATCCTTGGTTAACGATAACTTTTTAAGTTTACACTGCTTCTGGATGTAGAGTGCCCTTATTTCGAGGTCAGGGCGTTTCAGGTTGACAATTAATCCCCATTCTAGCCTAGACTTCAGATTCAGGTCTAAAAAATTGTAGGAAGCTAATTTATCTGTGCAACTGAAAACCATCTGTTTTCCATTTTCGTAGAAATTATTAAAAATAGAAATTAATTCCTGCTGGAGTTGTTCGTATTTTTGAATTTGTTTAAGATCATCGAGAAAGAAATATTCAAATTCAAAAAAATAATTTCTTGCACGAATCATATCCCCGCCGAAGCGGACGGAATAAATATTTTGAATATCATCAACATTTCCAAGAAATATTTTATCTGTCGCAATTTTCTTGCTCATTTCATTTGCAATAGCTTTTAATAAATGACTTTTTCCGGAACCGCTTTTGCCGCAGATAACAAACGGGTTAAATGTAACATTGTCTACATGTGTTACTTCTTTTGCGGACGCTAATGGAAAATAGTTACTGTTGCTGACTAGAAAATTTTCAAAAGTAAATTTTTGTCCGAAAGGGAAATCAATTTTTTTAGTGTCTGAAATAAGTCCGGGTTTATTTATCCCTGATGTCCCGTTGTTCCGGTATGAAACTGAAAATCCTCCACCTAAAAACAAGCCTAATTGCTCTTCAAATTTATTTTGAATACTTGATTTGAACCATTGGCCGAAAAAAGCATGGGGAAAGGTTACAATTACATCTCCAGTCTCGTCAGAAATAGATATATTGATCGGGTCAAACCAACGTATTAAGTCTGAATCTGAGCATGTAGTCAGGAGATGATTTCTAAGTGCATTTTTCAAGGGATTAATTTTTTTTAACCAAGGCTGTAAGTTGTTTAAATTAAAGGGAAATAAATAAAATATTTTTCCTGCCCAAAACCATTGTTTCTTATACATTAAAAGAAAGCTTTAGCCAAGGCAGATATGGCCTTAAAACACTTTTTACCTTCAGTCTTAGGTCTAAATTCAATTTTAAAATTAAAATTGCATTCAAGGGGCTTTTAAGCCACAATCTTGATTCTTCTAAAAACTTAATCCCAATGGAGTCTTTTCAATGGCAAAAACCTTTGAAGTCAATAAGACTATAAAAGAAATAAATGAACGTATAAAAAAAGGTAAAGCTGTAGTAGTTAATGCCGCTGAAATGGTCGAAATTGTCCGTTCCAAAGGTAAAGTTGAAGCAGCTAAAGAAATAGATGTAGTAACAACCGGAACATTTTCGCCGATGTGTTCTTCAGGTATGCTGTTTAATACTGGGCAGGAATCTCCTGTAATTAAAACTTCACAGGTTTGGCTTAACAATGTTCCATGTTATGCTGGTCTTGCAGCTGTAGATGCTTATCTCGGGGCTACAGAGCCTGCTGAAGATGATCCGCTTAACAAAGTTTACCCAGGTAGATTTGCTTATGGCGGATCACATGTCATGGAAGATTTGCTTGCAGGTAAAACTGTCCGTCTAAAAGCAAAAGCATACGGAACAGACTGTTATCCGCGTCGTGAAGTTGAAAAAGATATCACGCTTAAGGATTTAAAAGATGCTGTTATGTTAAATCCTCGTAATTGTTATCAAAACTACAATTGCGCTGTTAACATGACAAGTCGTACAATTTATACCTATATGGGACCGCTTAAGGCTAATCAGCGTAATGCAAATTATGCTACAGCTGGAGAGCTTTCACCGCTTCTCAATGATCCGTATTTAAAGACTATCGGTCTTGGAACAAGAATTTTTCTTGCAGGTGGTAAGGGATATGTAATCGGCGCCGGAACTCAGCATGTTACGAAACCTGGTCGTAATGAAAGAGGTATTCCTCTGGGCGGATCAGGAACTCTGATGGTTAAAGGTGACATGAAAGGAATGGATCCGCGTTATTTTCGTGGTTTGAGTTACCCTGGTTATGGATGTACCGCTGCTGTAGGCATAGGTATTCCAATTCCTATGCTCAACGAAGAAATGGCCTGGTTCACAGGTGTAAGTAATGCTGATATTCAGGTTCCTGTAAAAGACTACGGTTATGATTATCCGAAAGGCGTAAGCAGAGTTCTTGCCCATGTTACGTACGAAGAATTAAAATCAGGTGAAATAACCGTGAATGATAAGGTTATCCCTACTGTTCCTTTGACAAGTATGACTATGTCACTTGAAGTTGCTGATAAGCTTAAATCATGGATTCAAAAAGGAGACTTTCTCTTAACTGAAGCTGTTGAAGAGATTGAATCTGAATAGTTTGGTAACTTTGTTGTAACTTATCGTTTTTATGAAAGTTCCGTTGAAATGTTAATTTTTTCGGAACTTTTTTTCTTGCGAAATTAAATAATTATAGCCATTTTCCTAGCTAGTTTAAAAATCTAACTAAATTTAAAATATATGCAGTCTAAAAATTTAAAAGCTGACCTGCTCTTACTGATTACAGCAATGATCTGGGGAGCCGCATTTGTGGCGCAAAGGGTGGGGATGGATTATGTTGGTCCGTTCACATTTAATGCTGTTCGTTTTGCACTTGGAGCTGCTGCACTTCTTCCACTTATCCACAGACTGGATAGAGAGAAAAAGAAAGATGGAACCTATAAAAAACTCGATATTAAACTGTTTTTAACAGGTGGCATTATTGCCGGTTCTGCTTTGTTTTTAGGTTCAACTTTGCAGCAGTGGGGGCTTGTTTATACAACTGCCGGAAATGCAGGGTTTATTACAGGACTTTATGTTGTATTTGTTCCTATACTGGGTCTTTTTGTTAAACAGAAAACAGGATTGCCGACTTGGATTGGAGCAGTCTTGGCAGTGATTGGAATGTATCTGCTTAGTGTAAATGAAGGATTTAAAATTAGCTTAGGAGATTTACTTGTTCTTGCAAGTGCGTTTTTCTGGGCAGGGCATGTTATTATAATTTCGTTTCTATCTTCCAAGATAGATCCGGTTAAATTTGCAAGCGGACAATTTGTAGTTTGTTCAATATTCAGTTTTATAGGCGCATTTATTTTCGAAGATATGTCTTTAAGTGGTATTTATGCCTGCGCAATTCCGATCCTTTACGGAGGGTTAATGTCTGTTGGGGTTGCCTATACTTTGCAGGTAATAGCTCAACAGGATGCTAAGCCTGCACACGCTGCAATAATACTGAGTTTAGAATCTGTATTTGCGGCATTAGCAGGGTGGTTACTCTTAGGTGAAACATTAACCACGCAGGGTCTTTTGGGGTGCGGGCTTATGTTGTGTGGAATGTTGCTATCGCAGCTTAGGTCTGATTAATCCCACTTCTTTTTCAGCAAAAATTTGTAAGACCTAATTCCGTGAATCATTTCCGCCAGTTTTGTTGGCAGTGATTTAAATGCTATTTTAAATGAAACGTGTTTAAGCAATCTTTGCGAATAAAAAAGTGTCCAGCGCAGCCTGTTTGAATAGATGATCTCAGGGAAAATATATTTTTGTAGACGTGGAATATAGAATTGTTCGGGGTTTTTATTTTCTGTAATACCCTTGGCTATAGCTTCCGCAGCGTATCTTCCTGTCTGTAATGCGTAGAATATTCCTTCTCCGAAAAGAGGTTCCACAAGTCCTGCCGCATCTCCTGCAAGTATGGTTCTGCCGTAGCACGGGTTTTTTATGTAATTTCCGTATGGAAGGGGAAAACCATGCAATGGAATTGTTTCAGGATTTTTTACACCCTGACTTGTAAGAAAATTTAAGAAGGTATCTTTGAAATTTGTTGTACAGCGATTTAAACTGCCGATGCCTACCACAACCTTATCTTTTGCTGGAAAAACCCAAATATAACCAGCTTTAAGGCATCCTATATATAATTCAGGCCATTTTATTTCTCTGGGATAATCTTTAGCATCAAAAGTAATCTCAATGGTTGAAGCCATGTTCTCTTTCCATGCTTTTTTGTCATACGGAACAGATTTTCTGATTGTGGAATTAACTCCGTCAGTTCCCAAAAGGTATTTACCTTTAAATATTTTATTACTTTTAGTCTTTATTTCAGCATCTTGATAGTTGCACTGAACTATTTTTTCCGATGTAAAGATCTGAGCTCCTGCATTTGCAGCTTTTTCAAGAAGAAAGTAATCAAAGACTTCTCTGTTAATGAAGCGGAAAGGAACTGGTGATGCGCCGTCTTGTATTTTGTAATCTCGGTAGAAAACGGAATATTCGGCTGCTTCATAATCGATAAGTCCCTTTTCAGTTATTTCCTGTTCAGTGTAACCATATATTTTTTCGAGAGTTTTCATTGTTTTATCGGTAATAAGTCCCCCGCAAAGCTTTTTTCTAGGGAATTTTGCTTTGTCTACAATGGCGACTTTAAAACCTTTTGTTGCGAGGATATATGCGGCAGATGATCCTGCGGGGCCTCCTCCTGCAATAATTACGTCAAATTTACCTGACACGAGAACTCCTGATAACAGCATTTATTAATTCTGAATTTGTTTAAACCAGTTTAGCAGTCATAACCTTTAGAAACATGCTTTCGCAAGCAACTACTTGGAAAATTTTGGACTATGAATAAAATTGAAGGAATAATTTTTGATTTTGATGGAACTCTCGCAGAATTAACCATTGATTTCAATGAAATGAAACGACGTTTAAAGGCACTTGGAGAAGCTTTTTTAGAAACGCTTCCTGAAATAAGTAATCTTCCTGCTCTTGAGTGGGTTGATCATATTGCAGCGTCTCTTGCAACAGATGACCCTGATTTGGGAAAAGAGTTTCATACCAGATGCAGGTTCTT
Protein-coding sequences here:
- a CDS encoding DMT family transporter: MQSKNLKADLLLLITAMIWGAAFVAQRVGMDYVGPFTFNAVRFALGAAALLPLIHRLDREKKKDGTYKKLDIKLFLTGGIIAGSALFLGSTLQQWGLVYTTAGNAGFITGLYVVFVPILGLFVKQKTGLPTWIGAVLAVIGMYLLSVNEGFKISLGDLLVLASAFFWAGHVIIISFLSSKIDPVKFASGQFVVCSIFSFIGAFIFEDMSLSGIYACAIPILYGGLMSVGVAYTLQVIAQQDAKPAHAAIILSLESVFAALAGWLLLGETLTTQGLLGCGLMLCGMLLSQLRSD
- the dnaN gene encoding DNA polymerase III subunit beta gives rise to the protein MYLKVNRDEVIEGLHKSASIIPAKTGAAYLRTIWLKSDEGNLRIMSTDSNLEFCGTYPAEIIEEGLAGVQGRAFYDLVRKLPSGELVIKSDPDGSSILVEQGSRKYKLPVNDPTWFQKFSTFPTEGAVYWSGDLLLEIIERIAFCISDEDSMEAIACMNIVPSSDENGKYVEACGLNGHQFARLKFINDDIHALLPEEGILIQKKYLSELKKWLTNDEIEMSLIEKRLFFKTADGKETFSMPLSYYQYPNYKNFLAKLNDDDVSQMKVQKSELSTALDRISIFNTDSNRCASFMFNPGELILFSQGQEVGTATESIEVEFSGEMERIAFPTKNLIEILGHFQSGKISFTLTGSEAPCGLTGDEDNEYLVIVMPMKVQEETYYSEEDV
- a CDS encoding DnaA/Hda family protein, whose amino-acid sequence is MKNALRNHLLTTCSDSDLIRWFDPINISISDETGDVIVTFPHAFFGQWFKSSIQNKFEEQLGLFLGGGFSVSYRNNGTSGINKPGLISDTKKIDFPFGQKFTFENFLVSNSNYFPLASAKEVTHVDNVTFNPFVICGKSGSGKSHLLKAIANEMSKKIATDKIFLGNVDDIQNIYSVRFGGDMIRARNYFFEFEYFFLDDLKQIQKYEQLQQELISIFNNFYENGKQMVFSCTDKLASYNFLDLNLKSRLEWGLIVNLKRPDLEIRALYIQKQCKLKKLSLTKDQILTLSQRFQDFRYLQGIIIKLSAFRELVRKNMDEKDFENILNNTEEKTDITLTPEYVIESVSTHFKLKPTDLTGTKRHKMTAHARQIAMYLCRDLLGLSYPALGRIFGGKDHSTVLYSVKKIQLLQKDDAVLKRLLINLKNTCLLRVSN
- the gyrB gene encoding DNA topoisomerase (ATP-hydrolyzing) subunit B — protein: MAQNNDTYTADSITILEGLAAVRKRPAMYIGSTDTRGLHHLVYEVVDNSIDEAMGGYCSKIKVKLHMDNSVTVSDDGRGIPVDIHPKEKKPALEIVMTVLHAGGKFDNDAYKVSGGLHGVGVSCVNALSEQLEATVRRDGKMYRQSYERGVPTGPLECIGDAVTTGTTIRFRPDEQIFETNQYDFNVLRKRFQELAYLNKGLEIEFLDERTNEKANFKAEGGIIEFVKDLNKGQTSVSEIVYAYSDIDNVVTELALQYNTAYKENTHTFANNIRTVEGGTHLAGFKTALTRAINTYIQNSDLPKKLKQKLSGDDVREGLTAIVSVKLCDPQFEGQTKTKLGNSEMMGIVATMVYDKLSSYFQENPKDAKSIVEKVVDAARARDAARKARELVRRKGALSDHSLPGKLADCQSKDPSECELFIVEGDSAGGSAKQGRNPKHQAILPLRGKILNVEKTRFDKMLGNKEIRALITAMGIGIGQEEGEKDFNKLRYHKVVIMTDADVDGSHIRTLLLTFFFRQYEELIQRGHLYIAQPPLYRIAKGKYEKFIKDDVELYSLLIERVSKDLIIKSSNGKEYMNERLSNLLDDIRFIKNKVFEAMNMGIADKLFAALISYEGKIYPADFAESDPEDFIEKMVESGFKVYVEREEDEGEKRIYVTFENENGKRTRLAVEFFNSKLFRYSYEKNRSIVEECEGNDFIIERGEVETPVSGIFNLLDAVLEEAYKGINLQRYKGLGEMNPEQLWETTMDPDKRSMLQVTIDDAVAANEIFMDLMGDNVEPRREFIERNALAVQELDI
- a CDS encoding geranylgeranyl reductase family protein, with product MSGKFDVIIAGGGPAGSSAAYILATKGFKVAIVDKAKFPRKKLCGGLITDKTMKTLEKIYGYTEQEITEKGLIDYEAAEYSVFYRDYKIQDGASPVPFRFINREVFDYFLLEKAANAGAQIFTSEKIVQCNYQDAEIKTKSNKIFKGKYLLGTDGVNSTIRKSVPYDKKAWKENMASTIEITFDAKDYPREIKWPELYIGCLKAGYIWVFPAKDKVVVGIGSLNRCTTNFKDTFLNFLTSQGVKNPETIPLHGFPLPYGNYIKNPCYGRTILAGDAAGLVEPLFGEGIFYALQTGRYAAEAIAKGITENKNPEQFYIPRLQKYIFPEIIYSNRLRWTLFYSQRLLKHVSFKIAFKSLPTKLAEMIHGIRSYKFLLKKKWD
- a CDS encoding homocysteine biosynthesis protein — encoded protein: MAKTFEVNKTIKEINERIKKGKAVVVNAAEMVEIVRSKGKVEAAKEIDVVTTGTFSPMCSSGMLFNTGQESPVIKTSQVWLNNVPCYAGLAAVDAYLGATEPAEDDPLNKVYPGRFAYGGSHVMEDLLAGKTVRLKAKAYGTDCYPRREVEKDITLKDLKDAVMLNPRNCYQNYNCAVNMTSRTIYTYMGPLKANQRNANYATAGELSPLLNDPYLKTIGLGTRIFLAGGKGYVIGAGTQHVTKPGRNERGIPLGGSGTLMVKGDMKGMDPRYFRGLSYPGYGCTAAVGIGIPIPMLNEEMAWFTGVSNADIQVPVKDYGYDYPKGVSRVLAHVTYEELKSGEITVNDKVIPTVPLTSMTMSLEVADKLKSWIQKGDFLLTEAVEEIESE